A stretch of DNA from Synechococcus sp. JA-3-3Ab:
GGACAGTTTGGCGTGGTGATCGGGGGGCCGGTCTCCTGGTGGCCCCCTTGGGTGGTGCAGGATCCCTTACCCCAACTGCCGCTGCCCATGGATGCGCTGCATCTTCCCCGCCACTCTTGGGAGCCGGCACGGGAACCCCCCTGGTTGTTCAGCCCGGATTTTTCCCCTGAGTCAATCCTCACCCCTGGGCAGACGGTGATCCCTCTCCTGCCGCGGGATCCACTGGTGGAGGAGCCTTTTCTGTTGCTGCTCACCCCTGTTTTTTCGGCAGTAGCTGCCCAGGGTCACCATCCCCACACCCGGCAGAGGGGGATGATGGTCTCTTTTGAGCCGGAGGTGATCCGACGAGCCTGGCAGAGCCTGGAGCAACGGGTTCAACAGGGCAGGCCAGACCGGCTGGCCGCTTGGCAGGAGTTGGCCCGCCACTATCCCCTGATGCAGCCGCATGTACGGGTGTTGGCCCGCTTCAGCAGCTTCCTTCTGCTGGGTAACCTGGCCGAGTTTGGATCCCCGCCCGCCCGCCTGCCCCCTGCCAGGGCAGAACAGGAGGCTGCCGCTGTGCCTCCACCGCCACCAGCAGCAAGGCAGATCCCGGCTTCTTCATCTTCCGCTTCCTCGCCGGCGCCTGAGCCTCCCGCCCACGGCCGCTCCTCCGCTCCCCAAGCCGAGCCAGAGCAAGCGGGCAGCCTCTCGGAGGCGGAGTTGTTGCGGGCTCTCATCCACGAGATCCAGACGCCCCTCAGCACCATCCGCACCTTGGTCAGCCTCATCCTGAAGCGGCGCGACCTGCCACCGCGGGTGCGGGAATACGTGGAGAAGATCGACCGCGAGTGCACCGAGCAAATCAACCGTTTCGGTCTGTTTTTCCAGGCCACAGAAACGGTCATGCCCGCTGCCACGCCAGGCGAGGGACGTCGGTTGCAACTGGAGCCGATTGCGCTGGTGGACTTGGTGCGGCAAAACCTGCCCCGCTGGCAGGAACAGGTGGAACGGCGGGGATCCCGCTTGGAGTTGGAGATCCCTGCCGAGCTGCCCGATGTGGTCAGCGATCCCAAAGCCCTGGAGGCGGTGCTATTTGGAATTATCGACCGCCTAGCCCGTAGTACTCCCGCTGGCAGCGGCATCCGCGCCCAATTGCTCAGCGCTGGCGAGCTGGTGAAGCTGCAGTTCCAGGTAAACACCCCCGAGGGGAGCGACACCCCTAGCCTGGAACTTAAGTCCCCTCAGCCAATTGGCCAGTTGTTGGTGGTGCAGCCAGATACCGGGGCCATTAGCCTCAGCCTGCCAGTAGCCCGAACCCTGTTCCGAGCTTTGGGGGGCTATCTCACTGTGCGCCATCGGGCTCGGCAAGGGGAAATTCTCAATATCTACTTACCCCGCCAGCTCTAGTCCGCCGGCCTGGAGCCGGTCTGAAGTGGCAAATCCCAGGGAGGATGGGGCTAGGATCGATTTGCTTGCTCC
This window harbors:
- a CDS encoding sensor histidine kinase, whose amino-acid sequence is MNSRRFLSLMEALWAALPLPEWLPGAGERSWQQTVAALLQLWQEVGQFGVVIGGPVSWWPPWVVQDPLPQLPLPMDALHLPRHSWEPAREPPWLFSPDFSPESILTPGQTVIPLLPRDPLVEEPFLLLLTPVFSAVAAQGHHPHTRQRGMMVSFEPEVIRRAWQSLEQRVQQGRPDRLAAWQELARHYPLMQPHVRVLARFSSFLLLGNLAEFGSPPARLPPARAEQEAAAVPPPPPAARQIPASSSSASSPAPEPPAHGRSSAPQAEPEQAGSLSEAELLRALIHEIQTPLSTIRTLVSLILKRRDLPPRVREYVEKIDRECTEQINRFGLFFQATETVMPAATPGEGRRLQLEPIALVDLVRQNLPRWQEQVERRGSRLELEIPAELPDVVSDPKALEAVLFGIIDRLARSTPAGSGIRAQLLSAGELVKLQFQVNTPEGSDTPSLELKSPQPIGQLLVVQPDTGAISLSLPVARTLFRALGGYLTVRHRARQGEILNIYLPRQL